From a single Cyclobacterium marinum DSM 745 genomic region:
- a CDS encoding DUF5060 domain-containing protein has product MRLIFLICFSLMGFVLIACGKQPTIQGSSIAYQKMTFSWNGPELAEEEATFLNYKMEVSFTDPDGENIVVPGYFAADGNAGESGAEKGRVWRAHLLPLKPGKWSYTVSFLEGENMAIAPGNAEGRSLAFDGEQGTFTVSPEDPSQGGFLGKGKLQYIGEHFLQFTNGEYFFKMGANAPEVLLQYKEFDGTDSDRAYNQHIADWEEGDLLWQEDKGKGIIGVINYLKKQGINSHYFLLMNAYGDGQTAFPWVGQDEYYHYDVSKLDQWQLLFDYMMQEGMMVQFVLSEQENQSYFEHKEGGDFANSRKLFYRELAARFGYLNAVTWNIGEENGWQKDEGYGKLITSEQRKLFAAYLKNLLPYEELIVVHNGPSTTDAIFEDLVGDPSYTGISFQGNFQDVTHGYDRILHWRKASAASGHPWVVAYDEPYTSPEFPDLEVWRKNSLWASLMAGAAGTEVYIGKGEDLRIEDYRKYQAYYEVMNHAKNFFTKSEIPFQELSPIVNEKANAWQLAANDEVFVLYLRDGGEGELTLPEGVFEIHWFNPRTGAWSQNDALKQVSGGQITLLGKAPGEIDLDWVLLVKKKKD; this is encoded by the coding sequence ATGCGCCTTATATTTTTGATTTGCTTTTCCTTAATGGGCTTTGTATTAATCGCCTGCGGTAAGCAACCTACGATTCAAGGAAGTTCCATTGCCTACCAAAAAATGACATTTTCTTGGAATGGTCCTGAGTTAGCGGAAGAAGAAGCGACATTTTTAAATTATAAAATGGAAGTAAGTTTTACCGATCCAGATGGTGAAAATATAGTAGTACCGGGGTATTTTGCCGCAGATGGTAATGCAGGTGAAAGCGGAGCTGAAAAGGGCAGGGTGTGGAGGGCCCATTTATTGCCCCTAAAACCAGGGAAATGGTCTTATACTGTCAGCTTTTTGGAAGGTGAAAATATGGCCATAGCCCCGGGAAATGCTGAAGGACGCAGTTTGGCCTTTGATGGCGAGCAAGGAACCTTCACTGTAAGCCCTGAAGATCCTAGCCAAGGTGGCTTTTTGGGAAAGGGGAAATTACAATACATCGGTGAGCATTTTCTTCAATTTACCAATGGAGAATATTTTTTTAAAATGGGTGCCAATGCGCCGGAAGTTCTACTCCAATACAAAGAATTTGACGGAACTGATTCAGATAGGGCATATAATCAACACATTGCTGATTGGGAAGAGGGGGACTTGCTTTGGCAGGAAGATAAAGGCAAAGGGATCATAGGAGTGATCAATTACCTGAAGAAGCAAGGGATCAACTCCCATTACTTTCTGCTTATGAATGCCTATGGCGATGGACAGACTGCTTTTCCATGGGTAGGTCAAGATGAGTATTATCATTATGATGTTTCCAAGCTTGATCAATGGCAATTGCTATTTGATTATATGATGCAGGAAGGAATGATGGTTCAGTTTGTATTGTCTGAGCAGGAAAATCAATCTTATTTTGAACACAAAGAAGGAGGTGATTTTGCCAACAGCAGAAAGCTTTTTTATAGGGAATTAGCGGCTAGGTTTGGCTACCTTAATGCCGTAACGTGGAATATAGGAGAAGAAAATGGTTGGCAAAAAGATGAAGGCTATGGAAAATTAATAACCAGCGAGCAGAGAAAATTATTTGCAGCTTATCTAAAAAATTTACTCCCTTATGAGGAATTAATCGTTGTACACAATGGTCCGTCTACAACAGATGCGATTTTCGAAGACTTGGTGGGAGATCCATCCTATACTGGAATAAGTTTTCAGGGTAATTTCCAAGACGTAACGCATGGTTATGATCGGATTTTACATTGGAGAAAAGCCTCGGCTGCTTCAGGACACCCTTGGGTGGTTGCTTATGATGAACCGTATACAAGTCCTGAATTCCCTGATTTGGAGGTGTGGAGAAAAAATTCCCTTTGGGCTTCACTCATGGCCGGTGCTGCAGGCACAGAAGTATATATTGGTAAAGGTGAAGATCTAAGGATAGAAGATTACCGGAAATACCAGGCCTATTATGAGGTGATGAATCATGCCAAAAACTTTTTCACCAAAAGTGAAATCCCTTTTCAAGAATTGAGCCCTATAGTAAATGAAAAAGCAAATGCCTGGCAACTAGCCGCCAATGATGAAGTATTTGTTTTATACCTCAGAGATGGTGGGGAAGGGGAACTCACATTGCCCGAAGGGGTGTTTGAAATTCATTGGTTTAACCCGAGGACCGGTGCCTGGTCTCAGAATGATGCCTTAAAGCAGGTGTCGGGTGGACAAATTACCTTACTGGGAAAAGCTCCCGGAGAAATTGATTTAGACTGGGTGCTCTTAGTGAAAAAGAAGAAGGATTAA
- a CDS encoding M13 family metallopeptidase: MKKFNQTSILPVFVLLTAFSCAPKQVETEEEVEAINLSYMDTSTRAQDDFFQYVNGSWLAEAEIPADQGRWGSFLELRDQSIAGVKQVMESAKENISEFPKGTDQYKAVTFYTIGMDSLLAEKRGHKVLLPWFEEIEQIKNMADLQAFIGKIHPAGVSAFFNIYVSSDAKDSDQNALYLSQGGLGLPDRDYYVDESNEKFKEIKKKYEAHISKVFQLLGSSEDEAREVAEDVLAIETQLAAASKTRIEMRDAEGRYNKYSIEKLQETTPSLDWSSLFETFGAAADEVIVSSPDFMLALENIFSESKPKRWQNYLKWHLVRKSSPYMNHALVQANFDFYGKELQGTEALRARWKRVLSSAEGAVGEAIGKLYTEEFFPEEAKEKANEMVNNILEAMGDRIQNLDWMSEETKAKAMDKLATFTVKIGYPDKWESYAALELDDNMETTSYLSNIIAADQFQFRKNMDKLGKEVDRSEWFMTPQTVNAYYNPTYNEIVFPAAILQPPFYNYKADAAVNYGGIGAVIGHEISHGFDDQGSRYSPDGNLENWWKEEDLERFKERTGALVAQYDQYEPIEGLNVKGQLTLGENIGDLGGVLVAYDGLQKHLEEHGNPGEIDGFTPSQRFFLSWATVWRTKSREEALRTQIQTDPHSPAQYRANGPLVNVDAFYQAFDVKEGDQMYVAPEERVRIW; encoded by the coding sequence ATGAAAAAATTTAATCAAACAAGTATCCTTCCTGTTTTCGTTTTATTGACAGCCTTCTCCTGCGCTCCAAAGCAGGTAGAGACCGAGGAAGAAGTGGAAGCCATTAACTTAAGCTATATGGACACCTCCACTCGTGCACAGGATGATTTTTTTCAGTATGTCAATGGCTCTTGGTTAGCAGAGGCCGAAATACCTGCTGATCAGGGGAGATGGGGTAGTTTTCTGGAGCTAAGGGATCAAAGTATAGCCGGAGTAAAGCAGGTCATGGAATCCGCCAAGGAAAATATATCTGAGTTCCCAAAAGGAACTGACCAATACAAGGCGGTTACATTTTATACCATTGGAATGGATTCCTTATTGGCTGAAAAAAGAGGACATAAGGTACTACTCCCCTGGTTTGAAGAGATCGAACAGATTAAAAACATGGCAGACCTTCAGGCTTTCATAGGCAAAATTCACCCCGCCGGAGTAAGTGCTTTTTTCAATATTTATGTAAGTTCAGATGCCAAGGACTCAGATCAAAACGCCTTGTACCTAAGTCAAGGAGGTCTAGGTTTGCCTGACAGGGATTATTATGTGGATGAGAGCAACGAAAAATTCAAAGAAATAAAGAAAAAATATGAAGCCCATATTTCCAAGGTATTTCAACTATTGGGCAGTTCAGAGGACGAAGCCCGTGAGGTGGCAGAAGATGTTTTGGCGATAGAAACACAACTCGCTGCAGCCAGCAAGACCAGAATAGAAATGCGTGATGCTGAAGGCAGGTACAATAAATATTCAATAGAAAAGCTTCAAGAAACCACTCCTTCACTTGATTGGTCTTCCTTGTTTGAAACCTTTGGCGCAGCCGCAGATGAAGTAATTGTCAGCAGCCCTGATTTTATGCTTGCCTTGGAAAATATTTTTAGTGAATCTAAACCTAAAAGGTGGCAAAACTACTTAAAATGGCACCTGGTGCGCAAGTCATCTCCCTATATGAACCATGCACTGGTGCAGGCAAATTTTGATTTTTACGGAAAAGAATTGCAGGGAACAGAAGCATTGCGAGCCCGCTGGAAGAGGGTGTTGAGCAGTGCGGAAGGAGCTGTGGGAGAGGCCATCGGTAAGTTATATACAGAAGAGTTTTTTCCCGAGGAGGCCAAAGAAAAAGCCAATGAAATGGTCAATAATATTTTGGAAGCCATGGGGGACAGGATTCAAAACCTGGACTGGATGAGCGAGGAGACCAAAGCCAAAGCCATGGACAAGCTGGCTACATTCACAGTAAAGATCGGTTATCCTGACAAATGGGAAAGCTATGCTGCCCTAGAGCTGGATGACAATATGGAGACCACCTCCTACCTATCCAATATTATTGCTGCCGACCAATTTCAGTTCAGGAAAAATATGGACAAACTGGGCAAGGAAGTGGATCGATCCGAATGGTTTATGACCCCTCAAACGGTAAATGCCTACTATAACCCTACATATAACGAAATAGTATTCCCTGCAGCTATTCTTCAGCCGCCCTTTTATAATTACAAAGCAGATGCGGCGGTAAATTATGGAGGAATAGGAGCTGTAATTGGCCATGAGATATCCCACGGATTTGATGATCAAGGCAGTCGCTACAGTCCGGATGGCAACCTTGAAAATTGGTGGAAAGAAGAAGATCTAGAACGTTTTAAAGAGAGGACCGGAGCGCTTGTGGCCCAATATGATCAATATGAGCCTATTGAAGGGCTGAATGTAAAAGGCCAACTTACTTTGGGAGAAAACATTGGTGACTTGGGCGGTGTATTGGTAGCCTATGATGGACTTCAGAAACATTTGGAAGAACATGGTAATCCTGGAGAGATTGATGGATTTACTCCTTCACAGCGTTTCTTCCTTTCATGGGCTACAGTCTGGCGCACCAAAAGCAGAGAAGAGGCCTTGCGTACCCAAATCCAAACTGACCCTCATTCACCCGCTCAATACCGTGCCAATGGCCCATTGGTCAATGTTGACGCTTTTTATCAGGCCTTTGATGTCAAAGAAGGGGATCAAATGTATGTCGCACCGGAGGAAAGGGTTAGGATCTGGTAA
- a CDS encoding type II toxin-antitoxin system RelE/ParE family toxin, with protein MKFQLSRLAINDLENIWEYTYTNWSLKQADNYVKQIMTQIDNICINPELGRQIISIKPNHRMIKINAHFIVYQVDGELLKVDRIVHERMDIPNRIG; from the coding sequence ATGAAATTCCAATTAAGTAGGTTAGCAATTAATGATTTAGAAAACATTTGGGAATATACCTATACAAACTGGTCTTTAAAACAAGCGGATAATTATGTCAAGCAAATAATGACTCAAATCGACAATATTTGTATTAACCCGGAACTGGGAAGGCAAATTATTAGCATAAAACCTAACCACAGAATGATTAAAATTAATGCTCATTTCATCGTCTATCAAGTAGATGGGGAACTTCTGAAAGTTGACCGAATCGTACATGAAAGAATGGATATTCCGAATAGAATAGGATGA
- a CDS encoding type II toxin-antitoxin system ParD family antitoxin, with protein sequence MAKNTSITLGEHFESIIEKSIASGRYASASEVIRAGLRKIEEEEQKITALKEAIEAGENSGYITDFDPKEFLERMHAKHSK encoded by the coding sequence ATGGCAAAAAATACTTCAATTACTTTAGGAGAGCACTTTGAATCCATCATAGAAAAAAGCATTGCTTCCGGAAGGTATGCTTCAGCAAGTGAGGTGATTAGAGCAGGGTTGCGAAAAATTGAAGAAGAAGAACAAAAAATAACGGCTTTAAAAGAAGCAATTGAAGCGGGAGAAAACAGTGGCTATATCACTGATTTTGATCCCAAAGAATTTTTAGAAAGAATGCATGCAAAACATTCGAAATGA
- a CDS encoding APC family permease gives MNIKNIKKASSAKLGTFGGVFTPSLLTILGVIMYLRFGWVVGNVGLIGTLLIVTLSTTITFLTSLSISAIATNAPVKGGGAYFLISRSLGAEIGGAVGIPLYLAQAFSVSLYVIGFSESVVAIFPALDMRWVGIVTTLVLGGLALFSTTATIKSQFFIMGLIALSLVSLVLGSPLEDSNVELWGVPAAQSVDFWQVFAIFFPAVTGIMAGVNMSGDLKNPSKSIPKGTFMAIGVGYLIYMILPVILASRADASTLIDNPLIMQEIAIWGGAIVLGIWGATLSSATGSLLGAPRVLQALANDKILPKWAGVFSKVGGKEKIPRAATLFTIAITLFTVYFGNLNLIAPVLTMFFLTTYAVLNITAATERFLGSASFRPKFKVHWVFSLLGALGCAGVMILINALATLMAFLVIGIIFVWLERRKIEATWGGLGRGVFSSIIRYALFRLEKEANAKSWRPNILVLSGSPGKRWRLIELADDITNGNALFTVTTIVSESNVPQEKVKDFEGRIMDYLANKNVQALVRVVRAPDPFSGAMHMVNSYGLGQLVPNTILLGDTRENRSLVPYSEMIRHFYKSRKNVIIVQDEGNIGFKEKKVIDIWWGGLKRNGSLMIILAYLLKNSREWQQAAVNVKMVVPNKEAYAGAKDNLDKIFEGMRTGFDYQILTAEGRNFWDIMTEESKNSDMIMMGLAVPEQEGAFEDYYVRLKDRTKSLPTKVFVLAAQEVEFDKVLI, from the coding sequence ATGAATATAAAGAATATTAAAAAAGCCAGTTCGGCCAAACTTGGTACATTTGGTGGGGTCTTTACTCCCTCTTTATTGACCATCTTAGGAGTTATTATGTACCTAAGGTTTGGTTGGGTTGTGGGAAATGTAGGGTTAATAGGTACCTTACTTATAGTAACTCTTTCCACCACCATTACTTTTCTGACGTCCCTGTCCATATCAGCCATTGCCACCAATGCTCCAGTCAAAGGAGGGGGTGCTTATTTTTTAATTAGCAGGTCTTTGGGAGCAGAGATTGGAGGAGCTGTTGGGATACCCTTGTATCTCGCTCAGGCTTTTTCAGTTTCTTTGTATGTCATTGGTTTTTCAGAATCGGTTGTCGCTATCTTTCCAGCATTGGACATGAGATGGGTAGGAATAGTTACTACCCTTGTATTGGGTGGGCTGGCCTTGTTTTCCACCACGGCGACGATAAAAAGCCAATTCTTTATCATGGGCTTAATCGCGCTTTCATTAGTGTCCTTGGTTTTAGGAAGTCCTTTGGAAGACTCGAATGTGGAGCTATGGGGAGTGCCTGCTGCTCAGTCAGTAGATTTTTGGCAAGTGTTTGCTATTTTCTTTCCGGCGGTTACCGGGATTATGGCAGGGGTGAATATGTCGGGAGATTTAAAGAACCCTTCCAAATCCATTCCTAAAGGTACTTTTATGGCCATTGGTGTAGGTTATTTGATTTATATGATTTTGCCGGTGATATTGGCCAGCAGAGCAGATGCCTCTACTCTGATCGATAATCCACTTATAATGCAGGAGATTGCCATTTGGGGTGGCGCTATTGTTTTAGGAATATGGGGAGCAACCTTATCGAGTGCCACCGGTAGTTTATTAGGCGCTCCACGGGTTTTGCAGGCCTTGGCCAATGACAAAATATTACCCAAATGGGCCGGTGTATTTAGTAAAGTAGGCGGGAAGGAAAAGATCCCAAGAGCGGCAACACTCTTTACCATAGCCATCACGCTATTCACGGTGTATTTTGGTAATTTAAATCTTATTGCTCCAGTGCTTACCATGTTTTTTCTTACCACTTATGCGGTTTTAAATATTACGGCAGCCACTGAACGGTTTTTAGGTAGCGCTTCTTTCAGGCCTAAGTTTAAGGTACATTGGGTGTTTTCACTATTGGGTGCGCTTGGTTGTGCGGGAGTAATGATTCTGATTAATGCTTTGGCGACACTTATGGCTTTTTTGGTGATAGGGATCATTTTTGTTTGGCTGGAAAGAAGAAAAATTGAGGCGACCTGGGGAGGTTTGGGGAGAGGGGTATTTTCCTCAATAATCAGGTATGCATTGTTCAGATTAGAGAAAGAGGCAAATGCCAAAAGTTGGCGCCCCAATATCCTTGTATTATCGGGCTCTCCCGGGAAGAGGTGGCGGTTGATAGAGCTTGCTGATGACATAACCAACGGTAACGCACTGTTTACAGTGACCACCATCGTATCTGAATCCAATGTTCCTCAAGAGAAAGTCAAAGATTTTGAGGGAAGAATTATGGACTACTTGGCCAATAAAAATGTGCAAGCCTTGGTAAGGGTAGTAAGGGCTCCTGATCCCTTTTCAGGGGCCATGCATATGGTCAATTCCTATGGCTTGGGACAACTGGTTCCCAATACCATCTTGTTGGGAGATACCAGAGAAAATAGAAGTTTAGTACCCTATTCAGAGATGATAAGGCATTTCTATAAATCCAGAAAAAATGTAATCATCGTTCAAGATGAAGGTAATATCGGCTTTAAAGAAAAGAAGGTTATCGACATATGGTGGGGAGGATTAAAGCGAAATGGTAGTTTGATGATCATCTTGGCTTACCTATTGAAAAACAGTAGGGAATGGCAACAGGCCGCTGTCAATGTGAAAATGGTAGTGCCCAACAAGGAGGCCTATGCGGGGGCTAAAGACAATTTGGATAAGATTTTTGAAGGCATGCGTACCGGCTTCGACTATCAGATATTAACCGCAGAGGGCAGGAATTTTTGGGATATCATGACCGAAGAATCGAAAAATAGTGACATGATCATGATGGGATTGGCTGTGCCTGAACAGGAGGGGGCTTTTGAAGATTATTATGTCAGGTTGAAGGATAGAACCAAATCTTTGCCTACAAAGGTCTTTGTGCTGGCTGCCCAGGAGGTGGAGTTTGATAAAGTATTGATTTAG
- a CDS encoding DinB family protein, translated as MRHSELLILNFTEIRRRSIKLWKGLPESHYHWKPDEKAMSAMEMIRHVLEADYGWNIIINRGSMANYQSPWENQPMKILTEELEFAEPHRQAFLESVGKFSDKELDETEIIHPGNGEKKILGKYLLRIGYHESVHAGQFQCYLRAMNIKRPDIWD; from the coding sequence ATGAGGCATTCCGAACTGTTAATTTTGAACTTTACAGAAATAAGGAGAAGAAGTATAAAACTGTGGAAAGGACTTCCTGAAAGCCATTACCATTGGAAGCCTGACGAAAAAGCAATGTCGGCAATGGAGATGATTAGGCACGTTTTAGAAGCCGACTATGGATGGAACATTATTATCAATAGGGGGAGCATGGCCAATTATCAAAGCCCTTGGGAAAACCAACCCATGAAAATTCTTACTGAAGAGCTTGAATTTGCAGAACCTCATAGGCAAGCATTTTTAGAAAGTGTAGGCAAATTTTCTGATAAAGAATTAGATGAAACTGAAATCATTCATCCCGGAAATGGAGAAAAGAAAATCCTCGGAAAATATTTATTGCGGATTGGCTACCATGAATCCGTTCATGCAGGACAATTCCAATGCTATTTGCGAGCGATGAATATCAAGAGACCTGATATCTGGGATTAA